GAGCGTTCCAGTCAATCCACACTCCACGGGGTCTGTCGCAGCCGCCACAGCACTCGTGCCTTACAGCCGGGTCACGCTGCAGCCATGCGAGTGCGCCGCCACAAGCCCACAGCATGCTGGCTGCCGCACGCACCCTACTAGtgttgccttttcttttcttttttttttttgaggaaaagcCAAAGGAACGGAGGATGGAATAAatcaaaggaaaggaaaagagcGGTAAGGAGCCATATGCTTTGTGGTACACCTGCACAGCAATACAGCATGGGCACATTCCAATGAGAAGAAATGTATAAAGCGCAATAATCTCTAGTTCAACAACTGTCATGACGGACTGACACTTCATCACGCAATTATTTTTTGACGTGGAACAATTAAATATTCCGTttgacccatattacttgtcgttgatttagtgcgacaagtaatatgggtcggagggagtagcataacACATTTGGAATGCAGAAACAACTTGAAAAGCTAATGTAAAAACTGTTATGTACACATCCATAATTCGTCCTAAAGAAAGCATGAGCTACACAACCCAGAATTTTGTGCAGTGTGAGAATATGCTGAACAAGTGAGCATATAGAATTTTCGATCAGGAAAAACGACCTTCAAGACCAGAGCATTGAACATGTGGTGAATACCGTGAAATAATAACCTGCAAAGGCAAGATAATCCAAACACTGCTAGTCCTTTGCCTGACCGCGAAGAAACCCTGCCCACCCCAGCTTGTTCAATATATGAACCGCGGGTGGAACAGCAGAATTCTGCAACAGCCAATCAGCAAACGATTCAGACATGGGTCATCGAAAAAACTCACCTGATGCTGCGAAATGATGGGAGCAGCCACCGACTTAGTCCAAATTTAAAATATAAACACAAGAGTATGATATGAATAAAAAGACCAAAATTCGTTGGTTTGAACGAAAACATATCCGGATCAGAAACACTTCAAAGCCTTTTGTGGCATTGGAATTGAGATGGCAACAGGAGTGTATTTGGATTACACGTGTTCTTACTTCCATACGCTTGAAACGAACAGCAGCTAACAGCTTAGGATCGGAACACATTTAGGGAACACCAAAAATACAGCACCTTAGTGTACAAGAGGGCAGGAGAGCTAACTAGGCATCTTCACAACTAGAAAGGGGATACACAGGTTCGTGCTTGAACACTCGACACCAATGTTCAGAGTGATCACGCATCAGCTTCCAGCTTCTTAGAATTTAAATTGAAGCACATACACTTGTCAATAAGAGCCTCCGACTCATTACCGTATTCTTTGAACCTGTATTCCTCCAACTTGAAAGCTGATGGAACCTTCCCTTCACTGTAGCATCGGTTACACAAGCTGAAAGAGTGCTTTGTCTCCTTGAACCGAGAGCCAATGATAGGATATCGGCATATGGAGCAGGTGTGGCTGCCATGACGAACGTGATCACTATCTTCCAGCTTCACCAATGTGCTTAGGATTCCAAATCCCCAATCAGGATCATTGAACATTTCAAGGAACTCCGTGTATGATACCATGGTAGGGTCAGACTCGCCATGCATTTCAAGCATGTCACTGGCCCCATGGATGGGTATGTAAACGGCACGAAGAAGTTTAATGTAACTTAGCGCATCACTCCTTCTAATCTGGCCCTGACTGCCTTCGCTTGCAGGACGCCAAAGAAGCGCATCAAAGACCACACGCTTGCGCCTATCCACAGGACCAGAACAGATTGGAGCAATGATAGCAAAGAACATTCCAAGATCAACACGGCCAGAACCAGATGCATCAAGGACGGAGAGAACTCTTTCGTTCATTGCCTTGACAGCACCCTGGAAGGTATCTGGCTTAAGGAAAGATAGAAGCCTGCGCAGAATAACCTCAAGAGCTGCTTTCCTTATTGACTTCTCTGGGACGCCAGTGCCTGAGTATGATACAGGGACATCAGTCTCATTCATCTCTTTCCTCAAAAGTTCCACATCACAGTGGCCAAGCTTTGTCGTTCTCTCGAAGGCCCTTATATCAAGGGCATTGGCCAAATCCTGCCGCAAGGTGGTCTTCCTTCCAACCCTCTTGAACTTGGATGGTTCTACAATGACAAAGGCTTCCTCTCCTTGAGAAtcatgttttccttttgggggctttggtttcttcttctgcagtgTCTTCAGATGTGAGATGGCGTCGTACACCTCCACCCTTTGTGTCATCTTAAATGCCTCCTTGAGTGCCTTTTTGGCATCCTCAGACTCTCCCTGCCCAAGCAGAGCGACCGCCTTGTTCAGCTGAGCACGCCAGTGGTTCGGTCGGATGCTCAGCACACGAGTGTACATCTCCGCGGCCCGCACGAAGCGGCCTGCATCCATGTTCAATCCTCCAAGATTGTATAAGGCATCAACATGTCCAGGTTTCAGATCAATTGCTTTCTGGAACTCCTGAACTGCGCGGTCATCATCCCCTACCGCATGCAGAGCCGACCCAAGATCACAGTGCGCATCAGCATAGTCTGGTTTCAGGAATATGGCCTCCTCCAGTGCTTTCTCGGCTGCACGATATTCCCCGACACCAAAGAGTGCACTCCCAAGGAGCTTGAGCGCACGGGCATGGGATGGACATAGTATGGCAGCCTCTCGATAATGCTCACATGCACCGAGGACCATCCCTTCAGCCTCCATGGCAATTCCAAGGTTGACATGAATCTGTGGGAGAATGTCGGCAGACTGGGAGCTACCTGCCTCTGCAGCCTCAAGGGCAAGGAGGTACTCCTCCTTGGCCTCAGCGTGACGGCCCAGGGCGTAGAGGCAGTTACCAGCACGGAAATGTGGGCGGACGTCGGTAGGCTGCAGCTCGCAGCCACGGCGGAAGCTGGCAAGTGCGTCCCGGAAGAGACGGTGCTCGGAGAGCGCCCGACCAATGACCATGTGGTTGTCAAATGCTTCCTCGCGTGAGCGGGAGGCGTCGGCGCGCGTGCGGAGAACCGCGAGCTCCTTGACGAAGGTGAGGTAGTCGCGGCTCGTCTCGTCCCATGGCGCAGCCGCTAAGCCCGAATCGGCGGAGCCGGAGATCTCCCTGGACCACCCGGCCTCAGAGAAGGAGTCGAAATTGTTGGCGCCGCCACTGGTGTCGATGGAGGGGGTCTTCCGCAGCTGCTTGGAGCGGAGGCGCTTGACGAGTATCTCCAGGTCGTCGAGCAGCGCCCAGGAGGAGTCGAACGCAATCCCGTGGCTGGGAGAGGTCGCCCACGCGGGCGcggaggccgcggcgcgggAGCTGGACGAAGGCGGCGTACCTCCAATTCCGAGCGGCTTGAGGTGGTCGTCGAGCAGcgacgcggcggtggcggcgccgggggtCGGAGAAGACGAGACCGCGGAGTCCCCGGCGGCGATCTCGGGGGAGGAAGCGTCGGAGTCGACCGTGGGCAGGGAGAGGGCCAGGAAGTCGCGGTCGACgtccccggcgccgtcgtcgtaggTCCGGAGCAGGCCGGTGAGGGAGAGCCCCCGGCCGCCGGGGAGTATGAACTCGCCGTAGGTGCGGAAGACCTCGTCGAGGATGGCGGAGATCTGGTCGTCGCTGAACTTGACCCGCGGgttgacggcgacgacgagcgcCGCCATCTCGCCGCGGTCCAGGCCCCCGTCCCCGTTGGTGTCGAAGCGCTCGAAGATCCTGCGCACCttctccgcccgcgcgcccctccctgccgacgccgccgacgccgacagCGCCATCGCGGGGGAAGCCCGCGCGCCCGGCACGGGGGAGACGCAAagggggagaaaaaaaagtgggGCGCCCCGATTGACGGCGAATTCAGGCACGCGGGCGAGGcagacggggaggcgcgggttGGGGATTTGAGGGAGGGGTGATGGTCGGACCAGGATTGCTGGGGGAGGAGCGGCGGTTGTGGCGCGGCGTGGGCGAAGGGGAGGAGACGATGGTCTCTTTGGGggggctggctggctggctggcagCGAGGCGAGGGTTCCTTTCGTTTCCTTCGTTCGTTGGTTGGTTCACATGGATAGGGCGCTCCGCCCCGTCGCTGCTGGGCTCGATCACTCCTTCCGGCAGAGAGCACAGCCAGCCGCGCAAGGCTCGATTCTGGAGCACGTTTTGGACTTGTGGTGCGGGCAGAGGACCGCAGGGCCCGTCGCGATCTCGCTGTCTCGCACGGTCGCACCGTTATGTTTGCAGTGGAGACTGGCGCTGGTACCAGCAGGAGTGTCTTGTTGGCGGTGAAACTGGTGGGGAAATGGTCCGGCGCcggctttgttgttgttgttgcctgGCCCTGGGGACCGTTAATTTGGATTTAGGAGGCGTCAAGCCGTTAAACAAGACGACCACCGCTGTTTTATGAGGCACTTGAGGTATCATATGTCGCCCTTCCGACCAAGATCATAGATAGGGATTTGCGGTGCGCGGAACTTCGTCAAAAGGAATGGAAACCTGTTGTTTGTATTGCTCTTGCAAAGTCGATGGTAGTGGTCGCCCACTGTTTATGGGCGGCTTGTACTCTCTTGTAATTCCAAATACTTTGGGGATATATTCAAACGCGGAATTCTGTAAAATTCAAAAGACTAATATCTCAATGTATGTTTTCCctaattttcttttaaatTGACAGAATTTCACTTCGCAGGACGTGCCAATGAAACGTGGCTTCTGAACCACATGTAATAAGTGAAATAAAGAGGGAAGAGAAACAGTGAGGATGTGAGAAAACGATTGATTGGTCCTGAGTCCTATTTTGAGGAGAAATTTTGTGCTAACCAGTTGCAAAACCAAAACTTAGCAACTGTCTGATGTGAGAGTAGCATTTCTTAGGGCTGGTTCAGTTTTCAAGCCGTGAGATATGCAAACAAACAGGCGCCAACAGATCAATCGATTTGCTGTCCTTGAAAGATAAGCTTTCGGGGCTTTTCGCAAACCACCAAATCATAATTGCCGTAATCCGCCCCAAGGCAGCGCAAGAAAGGTTATTACGTGTAAAGTCAGACGCTTGCTATGCGTGTACGGCAACTAATGTGCAATGCAGAATTATGAGTTTCGCAAATTAACTATGGTTGCTTCTGTTCTGAACCTTCATGTTCACTCTTAATAAAGAATAAACAAAATTTTAAGAGTTCAGAATTCTGCCAAAACTTCCATAGAAGAAACGGTTTAGGTCAAAACACTATCCAACTGAAAATAATATATTCACAAGCTGTTTTTGTTTAAAATTCTGAAGAGTGGAGGACATTGACCAACTATTCTATAGAACATTTAAAAGTTGAAACGGCTCTTGAATAAGGTGTATTTCAACGAGAAAACCCAAGGACAACCGTCCTTTGGAATAAATAATTTGTACATAAATAATATGATCACTTCTTAAGCAAATGTAACTTGATAGGAGTCGATGTGATTACATCATCCTCACAGTGTTTCATCCATACCCATCCACCATCACTCTCGAATAtactgcaaaaacaagttccAGCACAAGAATAGCATTTTATTGCCCCTTCGGGGACATTCGATAAAGGATagcatttcattttattttatttgtcatAAAAACTTCCAGCAAACGACAAGCCCATAAAGGATAACTATAGGCATAACTAACTACACAGCACGATCTccctaaaaggaaaaaaaaaacaattcagTACGATCCCCGGAAGTTTGCCTTTGAAGATTAAGCACACCTTTTTCACAAAATTTGGGCCCTAGGCACCCAAGTTATCACAAAACAAACTacgtactccttccgttccataaagattggcacagTTTTCAACTAGAGCTAGTTCTGACGGAGGGACTGCTAAAGAAGTTTCCGAAGTCCAAATCATGCACTTCTAATTAGAAATTTGCTGCAGTAAATCTACCATAAATGGTAGTCTTCTCGATACAGTGAGATCGCAAAGGATCCATAGGTGCTACAGTTTGACAATAGTTTGCTGTCCAAGTACAGCAGTATCTCGAAAGATACTCAAGGTGTACATAAATTATATTCTACATTACATATATATCTCCATACCAAGTATCTTGGAGGACTGGCACAGGGGGCAGAAGCTCAGTTTGCTCTCGCACTCTTTGCATAGGCAAAGATGCCGACAGGGCAGCAAGAGCATGCACGCCTCACTTGATTTGCAGACCCTACAGGTCGTCAAATCCTTGTTGTGGTTATTCTCCTTCGGCATCAGTTGCAAATTGAGGGCACCACCATTGCAACAGGACGCAGTGTCATCTACCTCGCTGTCGCCACAACCTTCTTTGAAGTCCTTGCTTTGATGGGCACATACCTGCTCCAAGTTGTACTTTAGTGCGCTGATCATGCTCTCATTGTACTTGGCCCTTTGCTGCCATGCACCAACTTCCACTGCCATTTGTTTAATCTGGTCCTCAAGTTCGGAGTTCCTTTTGTTAATGTTCTGCACTTCTGACTCTTTATCCTGTATTTTTCTGAGGATCTTATCTTCAACAGAAGCCAGAGCTTCAAATTGCTTCGCCTGCACCTTCTCCAATATAGACTGCCTCAAGCGCTCACTCTGCCAATTAACAAATTTTGTTAGAAGACAAAAGTATTCGAAATGTTGAACAGCAAGATTTATTTTGTGAACTTCTGATGACATCAGGCATTAGTAAAGCCCAAAACCATCCATGCATAGTCCTAATTTGGAACATACACTTACTGTTAGGACTGGATGTATTTATCAGAGGCATGAATATTTGCTTCTGCTAAGTGTATCTGTTCTTTTGATGTTCCACTAACTCCTTCACTGGCTCTGGTTTCTTTTCAAGAATTAGGAAGGTTTCATGTTACTTCTCCAAGAAATAAACGAATgtataagttttttttttaattcgcTAGGCGTGATCCTAACTTATACTCCccctgtcccatattaagtgactttctattacatgtatctagacgctttttaggcatagatacatccatattttggcaaatttgagtcacttaatatgggacggagggagtagcttacTGGCAAGAGAAACTTTATTCTGTCATTGATTGGTCGCTACCAATAGGAAGTTGACACCTCAACTGAGCACATGCAACAAAAGTTTCTCTCAACGAACTTAATATTAATGTTTTTAGTATGAGCCAAGACACAATAGTGCTGAAAGATGTAACTTAGTAAACGTAACATGGTTTAGGAAGTTGACACCTCAACTGAGCACATGCAACAAAAGTTTCTCTCAACAAACTTAATATTAATGTTTTTAGTATGAGCCAAGAAACTCAATAGTGCTGAAAGATGTAACTTAGTAAACGTAACATGGTTTTTAAAGCGTCCAGGCATTCTAAGGCGTTGGGGGGGGCGCCTCTGCGCTCAAAGCGCGAAGTTTTTGCAAAGCGCTAGGGGAACTGTTGAATATAGTTAGCCCATGCTGGCCCAAGGCCCATTAAGTGGGCTGAACTAAGggttttcttccttctccctctcccgtGCTCCCCACGAACTGCAGCCGCCACACCACAGACCATCAAATCCATGAGCACTCGGCCCTAGGGAgggccggcggaggaagatCTTGGCTGGAGAGGGGAAGGGCCAGCGGAGGAGCTTGcccggagagggagaggccggcggaggaggatgggaTCTGGCGGgagctcctctctctctcttttccctcGATTTATACCACTGCTgtgtcccccccccccccccctctctctccccactCTGTTTTCCCCCCAATTTCTCTGTTTCTCCCACCGATTTCTGTTTCTGACTCGACCTTCTATCGAGAGCGTCCAGAAACAAGCGAAGCGGCGATTTCAGCGCCTAGGCGACGCCCCTGGACGGTGTAGTTCGAAATCTAAGGCGAGATCGACGCCTTGACGTCGCTGGGCGCTTCGACACCTTAAAAACCATGAAATGTAATCTAACCAATGTTGAAAGAAATGAATCGAGAatagatgtctcaaatttgtcctgTCAGcggaaaaaggaaagagtAAAAGCTAAGAAGAGCACAACTTGTACACACAAAAAACGTTGGTTCAGTAGTTATTTCATCAAAAATCACGGGTGGAATCCTTTCTTGTAATACTACATACCATTTATAGCATGCTAGCAGCCAAGGTGCACATGTGTGTAGAAGTGGTGGCAGGTTAGCTACACACTGGAAAATTACTATGGATTGTACTAGCAAATAATGCTTGAGGGTCCATATGTAGTAACTAGAGGTGATCCTTTTCAGAACAAGGACAAAAACCCAAGCAATTGCTAGATATGTGTAGACCCCTCCTGCAAGGTGGTGCGGGTGATGGTTCAGCGAATTTTGGGCCCTAGGATATT
This is a stretch of genomic DNA from Brachypodium distachyon strain Bd21 chromosome 1, Brachypodium_distachyon_v3.0, whole genome shotgun sequence. It encodes these proteins:
- the LOC100822476 gene encoding uncharacterized TPR repeat-containing protein At1g05150, which produces MALSASAASAGRGARAEKVRRIFERFDTNGDGGLDRGEMAALVVAVNPRVKFSDDQISAILDEVFRTYGEFILPGGRGLSLTGLLRTYDDGAGDVDRDFLALSLPTVDSDASSPEIAAGDSAVSSSPTPGAATAASLLDDHLKPLGIGGTPPSSSSRAAASAPAWATSPSHGIAFDSSWALLDDLEILVKRLRSKQLRKTPSIDTSGGANNFDSFSEAGWSREISGSADSGLAAAPWDETSRDYLTFVKELAVLRTRADASRSREEAFDNHMVIGRALSEHRLFRDALASFRRGCELQPTDVRPHFRAGNCLYALGRHAEAKEEYLLALEAAEAGSSQSADILPQIHVNLGIAMEAEGMVLGACEHYREAAILCPSHARALKLLGSALFGVGEYRAAEKALEEAIFLKPDYADAHCDLGSALHAVGDDDRAVQEFQKAIDLKPGHVDALYNLGGLNMDAGRFVRAAEMYTRVLSIRPNHWRAQLNKAVALLGQGESEDAKKALKEAFKMTQRVEVYDAISHLKTLQKKKPKPPKGKHDSQGEEAFVIVEPSKFKRVGRKTTLRQDLANALDIRAFERTTKLGHCDVELLRKEMNETDVPVSYSGTGVPEKSIRKAALEVILRRLLSFLKPDTFQGAVKAMNERVLSVLDASGSGRVDLGMFFAIIAPICSGPVDRRKRVVFDALLWRPASEGSQGQIRRSDALSYIKLLRAVYIPIHGASDMLEMHGESDPTMVSYTEFLEMFNDPDWGFGILSTLVKLEDSDHVRHGSHTCSICRYPIIGSRFKETKHSFSLCNRCYSEGKVPSAFKLEEYRFKEYGNESEALIDKCMCFNLNSKKLEADA
- the LOC100822787 gene encoding probable BOI-related E3 ubiquitin-protein ligase 3, which encodes MAFFSHHHLQQPHPAAPPQQQQQQPAPLSFRNALPVPVDGQIPAPLAFFNPPPAFPDQAGQPQLVDAVGLTAAAGMGWRQPREQELLGENSQMSSIDFLQTGSAVSTGLALSLEDRRHGGGGSGAGNSSGDSPLLLLPMLDDDISREVQRLDADMDRFIRAQSERLRQSILEKVQAKQFEALASVEDKILRKIQDKESEVQNINKRNSELEDQIKQMAVEVGAWQQRAKYNESMISALKYNLEQVCAHQSKDFKEGCGDSEVDDTASCCNGGALNLQLMPKENNHNKDLTTCRVCKSSEACMLLLPCRHLCLCKECESKLSFCPLCQSSKILGMEIYM